ATGTACCTGACTTAAGAGCATGTACAGTGTAACTCAATAGAGTTTTTGCATTCCTCTAAAAGATATTCAGatgtatacatgtatcttgAGAAAGAATTTCAGTGGTAAAAGACCAAATGCCTATAAACAATGTGCTCTTTAATTCTACTTTCCCCAGGTTTCTTTATGGTGAGCAAGCTAAATTCTTTGAGGCAGAAACCAAGCCTCGCATTAAGCACAAAAAGAGAGGAACAGTCTCAATGGCAAATAATGGAGATAATTTGCATGGCTCTCAAGTAAGTCATGGAAACATGTCTGTTGAGTTTTTTTAAAACCATAAGTAATTTTATTGGTCTAAACTCTACAAGCCGGTCAAAAGGACTTTAATGTTTAATGCAAAGCTGAGTTGGTTATGAAAATTCTAATTACATCATTGCCAGTTAgcagacaaaaacaattaaactCTTATTAGTTTGTCCTGGTGCCTACAAAACTAGCAGCTTGCTGCTTCTCTTTTCACCACTTGCATATTGCATTTTGTTAAGTTAAGGTTTGATCCACAgacttcaaaacaaaagatagaCTGCTCATGGTCTGTTATCTGTGTCTTGTCACAAAGAGATATGGAAAGAGTTTTTCTTCTTGATGACTTTCCCTGTAATTGTGATTatactcactaacaatagatgAGCTTGGTAGCTGGTGCCCTAAGGTTAGCGTGCCCAGAAGAAAATTATCTGTTAACCGTGCAAGCAGCCACCACCCAAAGGCACcgcaacactgaaaaaaaaaaaacagtggaaTACTTACCAACCCGAGCAAGAGTAGGGGAGCAAGAGCTTTGAATACAGTAAGCCAAAAGCCAGCAAGTTAGAAAATGCACTGCAACCTCAAGGTAACTCCTTGCTAAAAATCATGGCTGCCCCTGAACCAGTTTAAAAGATAACCACTGACTGGCATTGTGTCGATtctaactttgcctaaattctATATAGCCTTGTTAAAAGTTCTCAATGGTCAATGTTAACCCAAGCTAAAAGTTGCctttttacattttattttctgTCAGTTTTTCATCACTCTTGGGGATGATCTTGATTATCTCGATGGGCAGCATACTGTGTTTGCAGAAGTGGTTGAAGGATTTGAGGTCCTGGAGAAACTAAATGATGCAATTTGCGATGATGAACACAGACCTTACCAAGATATCAGGTACATGCAAATCACAACATGACTTGAGAGGCCCTTAATaacaatatacatgtaggtaTTTTTATCCTGTCTGtttctgataaaaaaaattacaggtATTACAGAGAtcattcaaaataaaaaaaataataaagtctAGGCTTGTAGTATTTTTGAAGATCCTGACTGCCTTTCgaaaaaacatttaaacaaaACCTTTTAGAATGCTTGCAGTCAATTTTCTTGGTCCGTCGAGTATGTGACCTTGTCTCATCTTGTCCCAGTCTAAGATCCTTATAGATATTAAACAAATTAATGAAAGGATCTTGGCATTATCTGCCAAGGATCCTTCAAGATCTTTACCGAACTTTGAAAGTCTTTGTTTTACCTGAACCATTCCTTGTTGTTTTAAAAGCAGAAACACACAACCCTCAAGATgaatttttaatattaaaaGTTCTTAGTAAATTAAGGATGACTCAGTAGACATTAAAAGTTTTTCCACACTTGTCTTAATAACTGATGCAGAGTATTCTAGAAGCTCATAttgattattttcattttaaatgCAGAATAAACCACACAGTTATTCTGGATGATCCATATGATGATCCAAAAGAGCTCGTTATACCCGACCGATCACCCGAACCAACCAAAGAACAACTTGATGTAAGAAGATGATGTTAACCTATTTGGTGATGTTGTCAGTATCATAACTGTGCCCTCCAACTTCTCCCATAAAGTTAATATCTTAAcctaataatttatttcaaaatgtcAATGACTGTCACTGATTTTAGTCAGTGTCAACTCCTTAAATACTACTACGCAACCGTACATGTGTTTCTACCTTTGTGAAATAATGTAAAGCATGTTTGCCCATCCCTTCTTTCCAGTTGCCTTCTCGTGTAACTTGTCTGTTTATACAGGGTTCTGGCAGACCCAATTTCTTCCTTAAAGTTTGTTGTGTCACTCCGTAACTTATATAAAAGTTGTGACTGTGCacctgtggctcagttggttgagcatcgggctgccatgcgggaggtcgtgagttcgactctggccggaccaacagtCGGGGTCTTAAAatagctgaggagaaagtgctgcctttgtaattatatcCGCAAAAGCAGTCTTCTTGGGTAAGGatgataaaccataggccctgtctcacaacctttccaATTAATCAACACTATGGGGCACACTGTTCATGAAGAGTTTGGGGAGACTCCTGGTGTTGTTTTCTGTCCTCCTTTTATATAACTATGGGTGTGTTGGTGAGATAGCAGCTGCCAGAGGCACCTTTACAAGCAGACGTCTGAACTCACCCTACGGAGAGAATATTGTAAACCGCCATGATcaatcatcaatccaatttttaACCCAGGTTTATCCCCGTAAATGGGGGTGGCcagatttaccccactttgtcagcaatctttctaactcccactctccatttcgcgtcctttttctccaaaccaacgctcttgctctccttctccacttgcgtcttacacgtcttctttggtcctcctcgcttcctcttgcccttcactcCGAACTCCGAtgcttttctcagaacatgcccatcatccctcctcaacacatgcccgtaccatctcactccatttgcctttgccatctgaaccactgtttccttcaatcccaacatctccatTAGGTCCTTTGTCCTGACTTTGTGATATGTGCGGTATTATAAATCCTAATCCATAACCATAAAAGTTGCACTAAATTCTGTTTTCTTGGAGAGTCCCTGTCAATTTGGCCTGTAATAGTTGGCTTTTGTTTAGAGTGGACGCATTGGAGCTGATGAAGAGATTGATGACACCAAGGGCAAAAGCATGGAAGAAATTCAGGAAATGGTTGAGGAAAGAGAGCTCAAAGCTGGCACACAGATTCTTGAAATGGTGAGATACTGTAAGGGGATGTTAGATTTACATTACAGTTTTTAAAACTCTACCATCACTTTTCTGTATCATTTCTTTGTGGTTGCACATGGTATGCCAAGACAGCAGTGTACACCATCACTGTTATGTTAATCATGGCAACCAACATTAATGTACTGTAGCTATCAGGTGTGTTAACAGGTAAAAACACTGTTAGCATGTATTAGTGCTACAACATTGCAAGGCTTCTGGCTAGCGTCATCAGACCTTTTTGTTCAGAAAATTCGATTTTGAACTACAGATAATCAGTTTGTGCACATAAAAATGCATTTCTGTCGATAAAAATGTTCTACATGCATCCCCCAGTAGTTGTGATGCCAGTTGAAGTTTGGAGAACACAAGAGTGGTTTATGAGATTcttattctttttcaaaaataaaatgtatgATAGGCACAACTTGATGTATGTGAGACAAGAAGAAGCAAGAGAGGCACCGCTAAAAGAGAGGCCACCTGAAAAGCtatttaaatgtaaacaataaaCAATTCTGATTGACTCAGGAAAAGCCTTTACTCTattgttgattggttatacttccacacaTGAAACAGGTGACGTGTACAcaccattctgattggctatatcttaatgcttttttcacatgtgacaataaagcgtatagatttctACAAATGAGCTTTACGAAATAAAATTCTCGTGTTACGGGTAATAAAGAAGTTAATAGCGTTAGCCCTTAATTCGCTCTTATGAAAGGCTGACACTTGAAAAGTCAACTCTagaatttctttacagtggtcaattATACGGTAATCATGTCGACCCAGTTGAAAAATccatttctgtgtttcacttTCCCACCAACGCAGCATTTTTTAAACTAAACCCTTTATTCATtctgtttaaaagaaaaaaaaaacatgtaacgCAATAAATTGCAAGTAGAGTTTAATAAGTTTTGTTCTCATCACATCAAACTACATGTTGTAAACAGACTCTAAACAATATTCAAGCtcacttaaccctttgacgtccaaaccggcctaattacccggccagacttagtattttattctgtctaacgccagactattttactctgtctaacgccagacgattttactcgtcaatggggaaccccagggagtcaatgggttaccgTAATtaatcactgaaaaactgtccctATTAAGCACACTGGATATGATGGGATTTCCTTTCTGTGTAATTATAGTACTTTCTGAATAGTCATTTTTAACCCACTGATTTCTGGGGCACCCTAGGATGCCCCTAGTTGAcaattaaaatcgtctggcattagacagagcaaaatctgtTGTTAGTCTCCCTCCCAGGAAGCCTCCCACACACAGGCGATTTTAGGGCTTCGTCACACGTCCTCCCCCACTAACGTCTGTTGAAACGAAAAACTACATCTGTTTGTGGATTATGGACCATTCAGAGGCCGTTTTCCAGTTTTGAGTAAACGCGTGttttgtatggcattctttcacAGCATGTGATTGGCaatgtatgcaaaacacaataAGTCCatgctgattggtttctttaaatagAGGGCAAACAGCCCTtgaaaggaagtggttttttgttCCTAGGGGAGGAATGTGTGATGAAGCTGTAAGAACATCTGCATGGGAGGCTAACTccctggagtcaatgggttaaataattATGCAACCCACTGGTATTCCTTTGTGCTTCTTTTATGATCTCTAATGTTCTTTTTCTTGTAAAGGTTGGGGATATACCAGATGCTGATATTAAACCTCCTGATAATGTCCTTTTTGTTTGTAAACTGAATCCTGTAACCCAAGATGAGGACTTGGAGATCATCTTTGGGAGATTTGGTGCAATTAAAAggtaattaataaattattgtctttttacatttctgttaaagaattttcaagaattacttcaaaataaaaattaatattggcTGAATGGATACATTACATTTCAGCTGTGAAGTCATCAGGGAACAAAAAACTGGGGAATCATTACAGTATGCCTTCATagagtttgaaaatgtgagTAGTGGCAAACAGTTTTATCTGTATCTCAACCTGGTCCCAGTCTGAGAGCTTTTCATATCCTTCCCCTCGTGTcatagtacatgtacattatttttATCCCTTGGCAGCAATGGTACTCAGAAAAAATCCCAGGGGATATGAACTCAGAGTGTAAAAACATAGTAACAGGAAAACAAGTAacggcaaaaaaataaaaacaatactaGTAACAGGAAACAATCAAATAAGTCAATAAATTGGAAAAGATAAATTTGAGAAAAGTAAACTAAGGTAGTGCAGACATTACTTTTAGTATTGCAGTGTTGAccacttttaatttattcacattctTTGTGCAGTGATCAGAAGCCCCAAGCATGGGATAAACTTAGTTATTTTAGATGTTCTTAATACTTTGTATTtggaagacaaataaagaaagcaaaaagaaaggtTGGGGTTATGGTTAAACAGAAAAACAGAGACACAAAGTCTGAGCCTTTTAAGGTGCTGTTACAACCAGCAATTTTTCgagcaacttgtcttgcaatttTGTTGTTGTCTTGTTTTTGATGATCACACGAGGATAAAGGAATGTACAGCAAACTGTTGCGATGCAAGTTGCAAGGCAGATGTTATCCAATGATTGAAAAATTTGTTGCAATGTTGCTTGAAGTGTTGTGGAAAGTAGAACTCgattccactttttaaaattaacaatgCTTTGAATGCTTTTTTGATTGATGTCTACCAAAACTTAATTTAACTGCTATAAAGTAAGTGCTAAACCAGTTTTGATTAGAaaggaagtgaaaagctgaccATACAGACTTCATGTTTTCCTAAGATGAAAGCAAGGGTAATCTCAAGCTGCAGGCAAGGCTTTCCTTATCACGAAATTCCCCATTTTAATGAAGCCCCTTGCATGGATTTAGCAAATAAGGGTCGACCTCACAGGGGAAGCCAATGGCATGTgaataattaaaacaaatatttaaaatgacAAAATCAATGGACCTTGGAGAAAACCAACCCAGATGGGATGACAACCCAACCCTCAAGGGTTCATATGCCATTGAGGGCTTATTGGCTTACTTCTTGCAAATGATCAAGGCTGCTGCCcaagaaattttaaaggggccctcagagctaaacgctgagaacttaggagcccaacatatgaagtgaaaggtgttgctgtgaaaaattaaggtgcccagagctattctttgggagccccaggctaccgggctcctgttaggcaacagccttgatgataattaattttttgcttttttgtggTTTTACTTTTGTCAAGGTGGAGGACTGTGAAAGAGCCTACTTTAAAATGGACAACGTGCTTATTGATGACCGAAGAATTCATGTTGATTTCTCTCAATCAGTTGCAAAGGTCAACTTTCAAAAACAAGGTAAAAACAGGAGAAATTATCTGATTTGGGTTCCTCTTCTCATTCTTGCACCTTTGgtttttgaaatgtttgctgaaccatctgacattagacagagtaaaatctatcaattctcactcccaggagtcagtgACTTAAAGCAGACAGtttttttgagtggatgtaggaGTTTTTGTAATATAATTTTTAATGATTGCTTTCCTCAAGTTACAGTTAAAATATCACACAATTTTGGGGATAAAAACAATGCGCTTTATTAAACCATGCAAATGGCCTCAGAGGAGGGAGGGGGAGCTAAAATTTACAGCAGCAATGTTTTTTGCAAACACTCGCTACATGAAACTGGCACTCGGGATTTGTGGAACACGCATTAGTAACTCTATACATTCCTAGGATAACATAATTTCCTACCGCAAAATAATATAACGCCAGAATTTTAAACTACGATACGCTAAGTTTATCTAAGACCAACATTTTGTGTAGTTAATGGCACTAACCTCTGCAATACAAAGTAGAAACTTAAATAGCATCGGGCGATGGGATGGAGAGAAAGGAACTtttaattgacaattattcgccgaaggtgaagtgattataggtgaatattcaccgataatcactgagcttgaggtgaataattgttttagtataaatacacaggtgattatttcaaaaaagagaaaaaaaaaatttcaactcgaaatcatcttcacttacagtggcaaaacgaccactggcagccattttgtccgtcaaggtgattatcggctcataatctgagatagcgagccaatgagagtgcgcgattttgtataatcacctgtgtatttatactaattacatgtattgtctagtcttctagtgATGGAGCACTAATTTGGGACGCTGTAACTGGGATTAatacaaatcaaatgttggtttttgaggagatgggaaaaccggagtacccagagaaaaacctctaagagcagagtagagaattaacaaactcgacccacatatgatgccgagtctggaattgaacccaggccacactggtgggaggcaagtACTCTTACCACTGCACCTTCCCTGCTGCACCAAAGATGACAAGGAAAATGTAACTTGAAGTCTGTAATGAGAGACACAATTGCAGAGACGAATTCTTGTGTAAATGTTACTCAAGTagtaatgaaaataaatttttaaaaattaagtaaTTTTATTAGAAATTTAGGCTTCCAAAAattttgaacccatgacctctgcagtACCAGTGCAGTGCTATCAAGCCAAGGaggaagtacatgtacatgtacccgGTAGTCATCTTGTGACTTTGTACATGTCATTGCAGGGGTGTACAGTTGGCTCAATGGGCTGGCATTGTTCCGCCAATGGCGTCCAATGTTAAGCCCCGTTCGGCTGGGTTAGTTACTGGATGGGTGATCATCTAGTGATAACCATTGCCATACGgtccaaagttcactcagctttccatccatttgtggtgggtaaaatgagtaccagtactACTGGGAACAAGTTGTGTATACAATGGAATAGGAGTTGCGCCCACCCCTTTCATGAGTTGCGGTAGATGCAGCAAGTCATGGTAGAAGCAttgaaaaaggagccttcgggttgccttcgactgCGGTCGCCCACTTGTCTTGACTATTACTTTTGAAGGGAagacaataaataaaaaattaggAATGCTATATGTTCTTtgattgtttttttgtgaaCAGGGGCTAAACCAGTGTTTCCAGGAAAGGATGAAAAGGAGAAaccaaaatttgctttgaaaggAAGCAAAGACAAGAGCAAGTATCCTTTGCGAAAAAATGGCACCCTTTAACCCTTTTTAGTTCTCATCATTAAATTTTACAGTTTTGTTTGATCTTTCAACTGTTCCAATTCTATCATTTTAAGCTGAATGATGGTTTAAGTTGCCTTTCATTCCAGCTGTTATGCATAGTTTTTTTTGCCCAGAGTTAGCTCATGGTCTCTATGGATCACTGTGTACAGTGATGCATGTTTTACAAGCACTGCCTGAGCTGGGGCTGTTTGGATGTCATTCAATGACTGACTTTCCCACTATGGAGAGTTAAGGGAGAGGCATTTTGGGGAAGATAATGATAATCATTGGATGCCAATATTGCATCGACACTGCTAGACGTCCCTTTTAAGTAAGTTGGGCCGCCTGCTTTCGCTCACTTGCGTGACTAAAGCAGATGGTTGACCGACTTAGAAGGGACTGATAGCACTCTTGCAAACTGTGTACTTTTGTGCTCAGTATCCCAATAGGAAGATGCTCAATCAGTATCTTGCTGGTTGATGCCTTTAATTTACATATTTAAATCTTGACTTGCTCCATTTAGCTATGATCTGGTATTTGATGACAAGGAACATGTTGAAGAAGGATCTGCAGAAAAAAGTCACAAACCCAGAGATAGCGATGGGGAAGTTAAAAAACCTAAAAGCAGGAGAGAAGAAAGTAGACAtgatgaatataaatataaaacagaaaggaaaaaaagaccaAGTTACGGCAGCAGTGACGAGGGTGGAAGGGGtaagagaagaagagaaaaacgaGAGAGAAGTGTAAGCCGTGATAAGGAGGAcagaagagaaagaagaaaaagagaaaaaatggaCAAAGTGTATGCAGCAGAATATAttgatgaggaaaaaaaaggagatACACGGAGAGAAAGACAGGGGAGAAGAAAGAGTTCAGGCAGTAGCAGTGAGGATGAAAGAAtgaaggagaaaaagaaaacatcaagAGGAGACACCTTGACTGGTCATAGGGTAAGTGACTTAAAAATGATGGTTATCACTACTTGTACCAGAGATCCACAGCTGATGTAAATGCTGTTTTGATGTTCAAGCTTTTACCACTTCTACTTGAAGAATGATGTCCTGACTACCGGTAACTTGTTGAGCAGATGCAATGGCTGATTTTCGAGTTAAAAGGGGCTAAGTATTTCTCTCACAATTATCAAGGGATCGAAAACACCAACTACGCACGCTGCTGGGCTTTCCAAAAGATTTGGTCAGGgactggttgttcgaaagccgatgaccgtatttactcgaataagcgctgcggagcttatttaatttttcgcgccacaagtgcggcgcttatttgaGGGCAGCGCATATTTAAACATTGTACgagacaaatttactttttctatatttttattcaacggtacactttctatctgttaattttcccatggactgatactaaactgatagtaaatctagaattacgagagaaattcaagCGGTGAAAAAAAACATCAGAGCTTCGCATAGCAAGAATTCTGGAAAGAGAGCTTACTGCCCGAACAGAGAAATACAGTCACTTTGAACTAAAGAACATCACatttaaggaaaataaattgctgatgctgtttttaaattaaaattgttttatagtgtttttcctggttatacggaattcctcgaataagcgccgcatcggcggtgcggcgcttattcaagtaaatacggtaacgtaaacttttgttttgtgttttcatctttttggtgaaagtttcttttgcttatttttgtttttcaagattgactttttctaatgtaaaatgttgccgaatatcagcgttgaacaacatttggttAATTTGTAATCTGGGATTTATTagtgttaatcagcttttgGACAACCAGGCCCAGATGTTTGTAGTATTTCCTGACACCAAACCACAATTGAATTATggggaaattttttgtaattttattgcAGCATGGTAAAGGAGAACGTTCATCTAAAACTACTGAAAGAGACCACCAAAGACACAGAAGGGACAGGTATATTTAATTTAATgcaattgcttttgttttgtgttattatacaaagtacatgtacaccTTTTTTTCTTCGTAATATTGATTATATTCTGGCATACCAGCAGGTTTCAGGACAGCCATTACatctagcttgcaatggagggtAATCTGGGGGAATATGTTAAAAAGTATTTGGTATTTTGGAATGGAtacccctgcattagcctccattccaatactgagaataagaatatcatacacttaatgtatggtccc
Above is a window of Montipora capricornis isolate CH-2021 chromosome 6, ASM3666992v2, whole genome shotgun sequence DNA encoding:
- the LOC138053035 gene encoding peptidyl-prolyl cis-trans isomerase-like 4 translates to MSVILETTLGDVVIDLFTGERPRACLNFLKLCKMKYYNFCLFHSVQQNFLAQTGDPSGRGTGGESVFRFLYGEQAKFFEAETKPRIKHKKRGTVSMANNGDNLHGSQFFITLGDDLDYLDGQHTVFAEVVEGFEVLEKLNDAICDDEHRPYQDIRINHTVILDDPYDDPKELVIPDRSPEPTKEQLDSGRIGADEEIDDTKGKSMEEIQEMVEERELKAGTQILEMVGDIPDADIKPPDNVLFVCKLNPVTQDEDLEIIFGRFGAIKSCEVIREQKTGESLQYAFIEFENVEDCERAYFKMDNVLIDDRRIHVDFSQSVAKVNFQKQGAKPVFPGKDEKEKPKFALKGSKDKSNYDLVFDDKEHVEEGSAEKSHKPRDSDGEVKKPKSRREESRHDEYKYKTERKKRPSYGSSDEGGRGKRRREKRERSVSRDKEDRRERRKREKMDKVYAAEYIDEEKKGDTRRERQGRRKSSGSSSEDERMKEKKKTSRGDTLTGHRHGKGERSSKTTERDHQRHRRDREHSPRRDWHSKEDHRRKYTGGHRSR